The stretch of DNA CAGGAGAATCGAGATGCCGGCAATATCGTAGATCTCGGTGTCTCCGACGTGGGGAATGAGCTCCTCACGGCAGGCGAACTGCCACGTCTTGCGCCAGATCTTCTCCTTCTCCAGTTCGTGAATCTCCGGTGAGAAGTAGAAGTACGCCGGAATGTCCGCGGTCCCCAGATCGTGCGGGGACTCCATCTTCAGGAAGTCGGGAACATGCTGGGTGTCCGCGGCGAGGAGGTCGTGGTAGCTCACGCCCGGCGAGCGATCTGTGCGGGTCCGCGGTTCGACATCGGTCATCGTCTTGTTCACACCTTTTCTGCAGGCGGGGTCGGGGTGGATGCATGGCTTCTCCCGAAACCAGAGGCGTGTCGGGAGACCACTGCCTTCTCATGTGTGCCGACCCATCGGCACATCTCCGGATCCGCGGTCCGGATCTCGCCCGAGATCCAGACGCCGTGGCGGTCGAAAATGCCTGTCTTACCGCCTTTGTCCACCTCGACTCGCGCGTCGGGAAGTGCGGAATAGACGTGACCGTTCAGCGGGTGCCGAAGTTTGAAAACCATAGTTACACCACCTTGCGGAAGATCAGCGGAAGGGGCCTGCAGTCCTGTGCGTGACTACGTACGCTCCGCAGATTACTCTAATAGTAGAACATTGACAAGACGAGTGTCTGCGGTAACGCCGGTGCATCCACGTCACGATTTTCCGCCGTCCGGCGCACCAGCTGTTAACCTAGATACTCTAAAAGTCGAATTTATCTGATCTGAGCATTAGTGCGCGGCCTGGACGGTTGCGAAGAACGGAGAACCACGGTGGCACAGAAAGTTGCGGGGAAGACTGCACGCAACGCCGAACTGACAGAAGCCGAGAAGCTCGATCCCATGCAGTGGATCAAGTTCTACTGGCAGCAGCAGGTCGACGACGACCCCTATCCGTTCCTGGCGATGAGTTCGGTCCTGCGTCTCCACCAGCTCATGACGTCAGTACTGGAACAGGAGCTGAAGAAGGGCTTCGAGATGAGCCTGACGGACTACCTCATGCTCAAGACTCTGCAGCTCAGCGACACCGGTACCCGCCTGCTCAGCCGGGTGGCCTGGCACCTCTTGGTTCATGCGACGACCGTGACGATCGCGACGGACCGCCTGGAGGCCCGCGGGCTCCTGACCAGGCAGGCACACCCCAACGACCGGCGCGCGACCCTTGTGACCATCACGAACGAGGGCCGCACACTGGTGGACGAGGCCACCGCCGCGCTGAGCAAGGCGGATTTCGGCCTTCCCGGTCTGACTTCGGACCAGGCGGAGGCACTGGTGGCGATCGTGGCTCCGATCCGGAAGGCCGCCGGCGACCTCGACCGCGCGCACTGACGCG from Rhodococcus opacus B4 encodes:
- a CDS encoding MarR family winged helix-turn-helix transcriptional regulator, producing MAQKVAGKTARNAELTEAEKLDPMQWIKFYWQQQVDDDPYPFLAMSSVLRLHQLMTSVLEQELKKGFEMSLTDYLMLKTLQLSDTGTRLLSRVAWHLLVHATTVTIATDRLEARGLLTRQAHPNDRRATLVTITNEGRTLVDEATAALSKADFGLPGLTSDQAEALVAIVAPIRKAAGDLDRAH